The following proteins are encoded in a genomic region of Glycine soja cultivar W05 chromosome 17, ASM419377v2, whole genome shotgun sequence:
- the LOC114393935 gene encoding scarecrow-like protein 28 gives MLAGCSSSTLLSPRHRLRSEAPAQFQACHFQLPSSMSTQRLDLPSCTTATFTRNNKDHHHHQPLRPVGLSVDQKHIEAKTSTCSLKQHIRLPPLAITASATPLVEESSIINDNNNKSLKKRLAAEHHDDSFAKRKKSSSTTECDWFQPDVVETTTLGGFNNNNTSLVSFSSEEQERVCFLPSEVVSHSAPFPLNPWLESCVTKITNFGEGSHRHPHHHHHPHHHNDHASGSVSNASSESQSLRLNDNVSEHEVGNGSGNPYYHHRKVEAGEEDDHHGFELVSLLTGCVDAIGSRNVTAINHFIAKLGDLASPKGTTSISRICAYFTEALAIRVTRLWPHVFHIAAATTSRDMVEDDESATALRLLNQVTPIPKFLHFTSNEMLLRAFEGKDRVHIIDFDIKQGLQWPSLFQSLASRSNPPIHVRITGIGESKQDLNETGERLAGFAEVLNLPFEFHPVVDRLEDVRLWMLHVKEHETVAVNCVSQLHKTLHDGSGGALRDFLGLIRSTKPSVVVVAEQEAEHNHTRLEARVCNSLKYYSALFDSIEESGLPIESAVRVKIEEMYGKEIRNIIACEGRERVERHESFGNWRRMMVEQGGFRCMSVTERELSQSQMLLKMYSCESYSVKKQEKEGATGVTLSWLEQPLYTVSAWGPVDAAAGTSSSFSHPS, from the coding sequence ATGTTGGCTGGGTGTTCTAGTTCGACATTGTTGTCACCAAGGCACAGATTGAGGAGCGAAGCACCAGCACAGTTTCAAGCCTGCCACTTCCAGCTACCTTCTTCCATGAGCACGCAGAGATTGGACCTGCCATCATGCACCACCGCCACCTTCACTCGCAACAACAAagaccatcatcatcatcagccCCTAAGACCAGTGGGCCTCTCCGTGGATCAGAAACACATCGAAGCCAAGACCAGCACCTGTTCTCTCAAGCAACACATTCGACTCCCACCTCTTGCCATCACTGCATCAGCAACACCATTGGTGGAAGAGTCATCCATCATcaacgacaacaacaacaagagtTTGAAGAAGAGGCTCGCGGCGGAACACCACGACGATTCCTTCGCCAAGAGGAAAAAGAGTAGCAGTACTACTGAGTGTGATTGGTTTCAGCCTGATGTTGTTGAGACTACTACTTTAGGagggtttaacaacaacaacacttcACTTGTTTCTTTCTCCTCAGAGGAACAAGAGAGGGTTTGTTTTCTTCCTTCTGAAGTGGTGTCtcattctgcacctttcccTTTGAACCCCTGGCTGGAATCATGCGTAACAAAGATCACAAATTTCGGCGAGGGTAGCCACCGTCATCCTCATCATCACCACCACCCCCACCACCACAACGACCATGCCTCAGGCTCCGTCTCCAATGCTTCCTCGGAGAGCCAAAGCCTGAGACTAAACGACAACGTTTCAGAACACGAAGTGGGAAACGGTTCAGGGAACCCTTACTACCATCACCGCAAGGTGGAAGCAGGGGAAGAAGACGACCATCACGGGTTCGAGCTCGTGAGCTTGCTCACCGGCTGCGTCGACGCAATTGGATCGAGAAACGTCACTGCAATCAACCATTTCATAGCAAAATTGGGTGATCTTGCTTCCCCCAAAGGAACAACCTCGATAAGCCGCATTTGCGCTTACTTCACAGAAGCATTAGCCATCAGAGTCACGAGGCTCTGGCCTCACGTTTTTCACATCGCCGCCGCCACCACTTCACGCGACATGGTGGAGGACGATGAATCCGCCACAGCATTAAGACTTCTCAACCAAGTAACCCCAATTCCAAAGTTCCTTCATTTCACATCAAACGAGATGCTGCTGAGGGCCTTTGAAGGCAAAGACAGGGTCCACATAATagatttcgacatcaagcaagGCCTTCAATGGCCCAGCTTGTTCCAAAGCCTAGCTTCGAGGTCCAACCCTCCGATCCACGTGAGGATCACGGGGATCGGAGAGTCCAAACAGGACCTCAACGAAACCGGAGAGAGACTCGCCGGTTTTGCTGAGGTCTTAAACCTCCCCTTCGAGTTCCACCCTGTGGTGGACAGACTCGAGGACGTGAGGCTGTGGATGCTCCACGTGAAGGAGCACGAAACGGTGGCTGTGAACTGCGTTTCGCAGCTTCACAAGACACTCCACGACGGTAGCGGAGGAGCTTTAAGGGACTTCTTGGGTCTAATCCGCAGCACGAAACCCAGCGTCGTCGTCGTGGCGGAACAAGAAGCGGAGCACAACCACACGAGATTGGAGGCGAGGGTGTGCAACTCATTGAAATACTATTCAGCATTGTTTGATTCCATCGAGGAGAGTGGGCTTCCGATAGAGAGTGCGGTGAGGGTGAAAATAGAAGAGATGTACGGTAAGGAGATAAGGAACATTATTGCTTGCGAAGGAAGGGAGAGGGTGGAGAGGCACGAGAGTTTCGGGAATTGGAGGAGGATGATGGTGGAGCAAGGAGGGTTCAGATGCATGAGTGTTACCGAAAGAGAATTGAGCCAGAGCCAGATGCTGTTGAAGATGTATTCTTGCGAGAGTTACAGTGTGAAGAAACAAGAGAAGGAAGGAGCAACAGGAGTTACTCTTAGTTGGTTGGAGCAACCTTTGTACACTGTCTCTGCTTGGGGTCCTGTTGATGCTGCTGCGGGTACCTCGTCCTCGTTTTCTCATCCAAGTTGA
- the LOC114391924 gene encoding arginase 1, mitochondrial, with translation MSIITRRGIRYMPRLDAAKVSAALLEKGQNRVIDASLTLIRERAKLKGELVRALGGAKATSTLLGVPLGHNSSFLQGPAFAPPRIREAIWCGSTNSTTEEGKELQDARVLTDVGDVPIQEIRDCGVDDHRLMNVIGESVKLVMEEDPLCPLVLGGDHSISFPVIRAVSEKLGGPVDVLHLDAHPDNYDAFEGNIYSHASSFARVMEGDYVRRLLQVGIRSITAEGRAQAKKFGVEQYEMRTFSRDRPFLENLKLGEGVKGVYISIDVDCLDPAFAPGVSHIEPGGLSFRDVLNILHNLQGAVVAGDVVEFNPQRDTVDGMTAMVAAKLVRELAAKISK, from the exons ATGTCAATTATAACACGCAGAGGCATCCGTTACATGCCAAGACTAGATGCAGCAAAAGTATCTGCTGCTTTGCTAGAGAAAGGCCAAAATCGTGTCATAGATGCTTCACTTACACTTATTCGAGAAAGAGCAAAGCTTAAG GGAGAACTTGTGCGTGCTTTGGGAGGTGCTAAAGCAACTTCAACTCTTCTTGGAGTTCCTTTGGGACATAATTCATCGTTCCTTCAAGGGCCTGCATTTGCACCTCCTCGCATTAGGGAGGCCATTTGGTGTGGTAGCACCAACTCAACAACTGAAGAAG GCAAGGAATTACAAGATGCACGAGTGCTAACTGATGTTGGTGATGTTCCTATCCAGGAAATTCGAGATTGTGGGGTAGATGATCACAGATTAATGAATGTAATTGGTGAATCTGTAAAGTTAGTGATGGAGGAG GATCCATTATGTCCCTTAGTTTTAGGCGGTGATCACTCAATATCATTTCCAGTTATCAGAGCTGTCTCTGAGAAGCTTGGAGGACCAGTTGATGTTCTTCATCTTGATGCGCATCCTGATAACTATGATGCCTTTGAAGGAAACATTTATTCACATGCTTCTTCTTTTGCTCGAGTCATGGAGGGTGACTATGTTCGACGTCTCTTGCAG GTTGGTATTAGATCAATAACAGCTGAAGGGCGTGCACAAGCCAAAAAATTTGGTGTTGAGCAATATGAAATGCGAACATTTTCAAGGGATCGCCCCTTTCTAGAGAACCTG AAACTAGGGGAAGGTGTTAAAGGTGTATATATCTCAATAGATGTGGATTGTCTCGATCCCGCCTTTGCTCCAGGAGTGTCTCACATAGAGCCAGGAGGTCTTTCTTTCCGTGATGTTCTCAACATCCTGCACAATCTTCAAGGCGCTGTTGTTGCTGGAGACGTGGTCGAATTTAACCCGCAACGTGATACCGTTGATGGAATGACTGCCATGGTAGCTGCTAAGCTGGTCAGAGAACTGGCTGCTAAGATTTCTAAATGA